GCCCCCTTCTTGGAAAGACCAGAAAGGGTGTCCTCCGAGAGTTCCTTTCAAAGATAACTTGCCCTACACGTCTTCGTCCCAGATCGTCCGTTCCCAGGCGATTTTTCCCTTGGTCTTGTTGAATTTTCTGAGCAGGATATAGATGGCGCCGGCGCCGCCGTGCTTGGGCAGGGCCGTGCAGAAGGCCAGCACCACGCGCTTGAAGGGATCCCGGGTGAGCCAGCCCTGGACGCGATCCTTGATGATGCCTTGCCCGTCGGGGGAGTTTTTGCCTCGCCCGGTGACCACCAGCACGCACCGTTTGCTGTGCATGTAATGATGGCGGATGAAGGCCACCAGGGAATCGAAAGACTGCAGGGTGTTCAGGCCATGCAGATCCAGATGGGCTTCGGGGCTGTACTCGCCATTGCGCAGGCGCTGCAGGATGCGACGATCCAGCTGGGCAATGTAGCCCAGGAGGTATTCATCCAGATGTTCCAGGGTGAATTCCGCCTCGCCAGTCACCAGGGCCTTGAGGGCGCGGCGGGCTTCCTCGTCTGGGTCTGGCGGGGGCGGCGGCGGGGCCGGGGCGGCCAGATTTGGCGCGTTGCGGGCCTTGCCACCCAGAGGGGCCACGTCCTGCATGGCGTGGCCAAACAGGGAGCCGTCGTCGGGGTGGTCCTGGACAACCGCGGCAATGCGCGGCTCATGCACGGGCTTTTCCGGTCCGCGGCGCTTGGGGAACTGGCGGCGGTCCAGGCTGGCAAAGGGATTGTCGGGGGGAGATTTGGCCATGGGCAGAGGATAGGCGGAAGTTGCCTCAGGTCAAGCCCTGTACGGGGGCGTTGTGTTGTGTGTTTTTACAGTGAGTTTACGACAGTTGGGTGTCCTGCAGCAGTTCCGAGGCCCAGACCGAGGCCTTGTTGTAGGCCACGGCAGCCTTGACCGGGGACAGGCCGAACGTCGTCAGGGTCTGTTGCATGTCTGCCCAGCGGCCGTCTTCCACGGCTTCGCTGAGGGTGAGCCATTGGGATGCCGCGTGCGTGCCAAGCAGGGTGGCGCGGACGGCGTCGTCCAGGGGTGCGCCATTAAGAATTTCTTCCATGGAAATGCGCAGCAGGGCATCCAGCTTGGAGAACAGGCCCACCAGCATCAGGGCGTCCTTGGGGAGGGGCGGACGGGTGGTGCATTCCGCCAGCAGTTCCAGAAACCGGGCGCGCTGCACGCTCATGTAGTACAGCTCTTCCGTCTCGGCCGTTTGGTTCATGTCTGCCAGGAGCACCGCCATGAGCCACTGCCGCAGGGGGCGCTGGCCCAGCAGGGTGACGGCCTGGGAAATGGACTCGACCTTTTTGGTCCTGGCCATGGAGGCGGAATTGATGAAATGCAACAAGCGCAGGCTCAGGGACGGGTCTGCGCCGATGATGCGCGAGAGGGCGGTAAGCTCAAAGTCTTCTTTGGAGACTTCCTGGATGAGTTGTATTTTTGCCGCGGCGGCAGGCTGGAGCTTGCGGCCGGGCACCACCATCGGCCGGGCGAAGAAATATCCCTGGAAATAGTGGAACCCGGCGCTGCGGGCCATCTGGAAGGTGCGTTTGTCTTCCACCTTTTCCACCATCATGTGCAGGTTGGAAAATCCGGAAAGACGCTGCACCATTTTGATAACATCCCCGTCTTCGCGCCCGCGCAGATCCAGGGACACGATGTCCGCCAGTTCGATGAGCGCGGCATAGGACGGCAGGGACAGGGCAATGGTGAATCCGGCCTCCTTGAGCAGGGCACAGGCATTCAGGGTGGTGCGGTCCGGAGTCTTGGCGTCCATCACCTGGATGATGGTCTGCTCCGGGGGCAGCGCCATCGCAATTTCCTTGCGCAGCAGGTTGGGCGGCAGGGTGATCAGCAGGGGTAGCTCGGGCCGTACGCCATGCCGGGCCAGGGCGTAGCCGTCTGCGATAATCTGGGCCGTCGCCTTGTCCGGATCATCAAACACGGCCTGCTGCGCCTCGGCGCTGTCCCGAAAGAGCAGTTTGTAGGCGTACACCTTGCCGTTGCGGTCATAGATGGCTTGCCGGGCGACGAAGATCGACTGGAAGGCCTGGTGGTTCGCAAGAATTTCCACAATACTCCTGCCTTGCTAAATCATCATGGAGTCCCGCGAAGGGGAGGGCGGGCCTGGGCCTGCGGGCTGGCTGCACTACAACACAACTGCGCCCTGCTGAAAACTCCCAAGTTACGCCGTTGGTGACCCGGCAGCGGGGGATTCCTCCAGCAGTCGCACCAGCAGCAGGCCACAGCAGGCAAGGGCTCCGATGGAGTAGAATCCCAGGTGGAACCAGTGGCGGTCGCCCATCCACCCCAGGGCCAGGGGCACCAACCCGTTGCCGATGACAATGGCCGCCGGCACGATGAGGGAGATGGCCAGGCCCCGGTCCTCTTCCGCAAACAGCCGGGAGATGTATGCGAATCCTGCGGGAAAAAAGATCACTGAACTGAGCGGCTGCAGCACCGTCGCAGCCACCAGCCACCAGCCCTGGGCGTATCCCAGCGCGGCGGTGGTGATGGCGGAAAAGATCAGATACACGGCAATGGTGCGGCGTGCGCCCAGCCTGTCCGTGGCCACGCCGG
This sequence is a window from Megalodesulfovibrio gigas DSM 1382 = ATCC 19364. Protein-coding genes within it:
- a CDS encoding Smr/MutS family protein is translated as MAKSPPDNPFASLDRRQFPKRRGPEKPVHEPRIAAVVQDHPDDGSLFGHAMQDVAPLGGKARNAPNLAAPAPPPPPPDPDEEARRALKALVTGEAEFTLEHLDEYLLGYIAQLDRRILQRLRNGEYSPEAHLDLHGLNTLQSFDSLVAFIRHHYMHSKRCVLVVTGRGKNSPDGQGIIKDRVQGWLTRDPFKRVVLAFCTALPKHGGAGAIYILLRKFNKTKGKIAWERTIWDEDV
- a CDS encoding EAL and HDOD domain-containing protein, whose product is MEILANHQAFQSIFVARQAIYDRNGKVYAYKLLFRDSAEAQQAVFDDPDKATAQIIADGYALARHGVRPELPLLITLPPNLLRKEIAMALPPEQTIIQVMDAKTPDRTTLNACALLKEAGFTIALSLPSYAALIELADIVSLDLRGREDGDVIKMVQRLSGFSNLHMMVEKVEDKRTFQMARSAGFHYFQGYFFARPMVVPGRKLQPAAAAKIQLIQEVSKEDFELTALSRIIGADPSLSLRLLHFINSASMARTKKVESISQAVTLLGQRPLRQWLMAVLLADMNQTAETEELYYMSVQRARFLELLAECTTRPPLPKDALMLVGLFSKLDALLRISMEEILNGAPLDDAVRATLLGTHAASQWLTLSEAVEDGRWADMQQTLTTFGLSPVKAAVAYNKASVWASELLQDTQLS